The Microbacterium sp. KUDC0406 genome includes a window with the following:
- a CDS encoding MurR/RpiR family transcriptional regulator, with protein MRIDFGKTLTKRMRFSLEAMVPRTTPTGKDVSIARRIDAGRWRMPAAMARVADVVDQHPSAPLEWTISELAARAHTSAATVTRFCRLIGFDGYTELRVRVASEIGRASATEETPRRARRVLGENDPPDVLMQTLLETHGRAIQATADRIDLSAVERAAKAISSCDHLDIYAVGSSGTMAAFLRDRLYRIGVNAHLWTSAHDGLTSAALLDSTSAAIGISTTGSTIDTVQMLSRAAASGAFAVAITQDAHSALADAADEVITTAAQAPDVRPDDLSAPHAQLFAIDLLYFVVAQQDFAASRARLEDTARAVAGLRRPRWRSTAHLPRGIQEIR; from the coding sequence ATGAGAATAGATTTCGGAAAGACGCTTACCAAACGTATGCGGTTTTCACTGGAGGCAATGGTGCCACGGACCACCCCGACCGGCAAGGATGTCAGCATCGCGCGCCGGATCGACGCCGGACGCTGGCGCATGCCGGCCGCCATGGCCAGGGTCGCGGACGTCGTGGACCAGCATCCTTCCGCGCCGCTCGAGTGGACGATCAGTGAACTCGCGGCGCGCGCGCACACGTCCGCGGCGACGGTCACCAGGTTCTGCCGCCTGATCGGATTCGACGGCTACACCGAGCTCCGCGTCCGCGTCGCCTCCGAGATCGGTCGGGCGAGCGCGACCGAAGAGACCCCCCGCCGCGCGCGTCGGGTCCTGGGAGAGAACGATCCGCCCGACGTGCTCATGCAGACCCTCCTCGAGACGCACGGTCGCGCCATCCAGGCGACCGCCGACCGGATCGACCTGTCGGCCGTGGAACGCGCGGCGAAGGCGATCTCCAGCTGCGATCATCTGGACATCTACGCCGTCGGCTCCAGCGGGACGATGGCCGCCTTCCTCCGCGATCGCCTCTACCGGATCGGCGTGAACGCCCACCTCTGGACTTCCGCGCACGACGGCCTCACCTCTGCCGCGCTGCTCGACAGCACCAGCGCCGCCATCGGCATCTCCACGACCGGCAGCACTATCGACACCGTCCAGATGCTCTCGCGTGCCGCCGCATCGGGAGCCTTCGCCGTGGCGATCACGCAGGACGCCCATTCCGCGCTGGCCGATGCGGCGGACGAAGTGATCACGACCGCCGCCCAGGCACCCGACGTCCGGCCCGACGACCTGTCGGCACCGCATGCGCAGCTCTTCGCCATCGATCTGCTCTACTTCGTGGTCGCGCAGCAGGACTTCGCCGCATCGAGGGCTCGGCTCGAAGACACCGCGCGAGCGGTCGCCGGGCTGCGGCGTCCGCGATGGCGCTCCACGGCACACCTGCCCCGAGGAATCCAGGAGATCCGATGA
- a CDS encoding N-acetylglucosamine kinase — protein sequence MITSQSDRDRLIVGIDAGGTSSRATLLTREGECLGYGKSGSGNPTSAGEQLAGDNVVDAVSQALRAAGRDAGDVGLIVAAAAGHGASGEEHWLLQALQRAGFVSELVFESDLLALYFSGTAEPDGYAIVSGTGASVIRAQAGRLVGTVDGLGWLLGDRGSGFWLGHRAALAAVEDLDGRGEPTALTSAVLEALDIEPAPSLGYGRPVLLEALIRQIYRGRPVELARLAPLVFTASDDPIARGILIEAGELLAHSFAAAYQGTGPLVVGGSVLAQPGPLAEVFADRVAALDAGVRVIPSADGVLGSAVLALRHAGVEVDAPGHARLAASVAAARAR from the coding sequence ATGATCACGTCACAATCCGATCGCGACCGGCTGATCGTCGGCATCGACGCCGGAGGCACGTCCTCCAGGGCCACGCTCCTCACCAGGGAGGGCGAGTGCCTCGGATACGGGAAGTCGGGCAGCGGCAATCCGACGTCCGCCGGGGAGCAGCTCGCCGGGGACAACGTCGTGGACGCGGTGTCGCAGGCGCTCCGTGCCGCCGGGCGCGATGCCGGTGACGTCGGACTGATCGTCGCGGCGGCGGCCGGTCATGGCGCGAGCGGTGAGGAGCACTGGCTGCTGCAGGCGCTGCAGCGCGCGGGATTCGTCAGCGAGCTGGTCTTCGAGTCCGATCTGCTCGCGCTGTACTTCTCCGGCACCGCCGAACCCGACGGATACGCGATCGTCTCCGGAACGGGGGCGTCGGTGATCCGGGCACAGGCCGGACGGCTCGTGGGCACCGTCGACGGCCTGGGCTGGCTGCTCGGCGATCGCGGCAGCGGATTCTGGCTCGGGCATCGCGCAGCGCTGGCAGCGGTGGAGGATCTCGACGGACGCGGTGAGCCGACCGCGCTCACGTCGGCGGTGCTCGAGGCTCTCGACATCGAACCGGCGCCGTCGCTCGGATACGGGCGTCCGGTGCTGCTGGAGGCGCTCATCCGCCAGATCTACCGCGGCCGGCCGGTGGAGCTCGCACGGCTCGCCCCACTGGTGTTCACCGCATCGGACGATCCGATCGCACGGGGCATCCTGATCGAGGCGGGTGAGCTCCTCGCACACTCGTTCGCCGCGGCGTATCAGGGCACGGGGCCGCTGGTCGTGGGCGGCAGCGTGCTGGCCCAGCCCGGTCCGCTCGCCGAGGTGTTCGCGGATCGGGTGGCCGCCCTGGACGCCGGCGTGCGCGTGATCCCCTCGGCCGACGGTGTGCTGGGGTCGGCCGTGCTCGCCCTGCGGCACGCAGGCGTCGAGGTCGATGCCCCGGGGCACGCGCGGCTGGCGGCATCGGTCGCCGCGGCACGTGCCCGATGA
- a CDS encoding sugar isomerase domain-containing protein translates to MTATPADLLREATTRLQSITALAESGGLDGAVSLLTRALEDGGVIHAFGTGHSEAFAMEIAGRAGGLIPTNRIALRDLVLHGDREADILTAALEREPWLVDELMSLTPVGEHDVFVIASNSGVNGSIVGVALWAKEHGHPVIAVTSLDHTAKVEPKHPSGKRLSEVADVVIDNLAPYGDSTLEVTEGIGAGAISSITAAFIAQLLTLGVARQIAQTGQKPPMYISANIPGGDEHNHVLEELYAGRIRRGG, encoded by the coding sequence ATGACAGCCACTCCCGCCGACCTGCTGCGCGAGGCCACCACGCGCCTGCAGAGCATCACCGCACTCGCCGAGAGCGGCGGCCTGGACGGCGCCGTCTCGCTGCTCACCCGCGCCCTCGAGGACGGCGGGGTGATCCACGCCTTCGGCACCGGGCACTCCGAGGCCTTCGCGATGGAGATCGCGGGGCGCGCGGGCGGACTGATCCCGACCAACAGGATCGCGCTGCGGGACCTCGTGCTGCACGGCGACAGGGAAGCGGACATCCTCACCGCCGCGCTCGAGCGCGAGCCGTGGCTCGTGGACGAGCTCATGTCGCTCACTCCGGTCGGCGAGCACGACGTCTTCGTGATCGCCTCGAACTCCGGAGTGAACGGCTCGATCGTCGGCGTCGCGCTCTGGGCGAAGGAGCACGGACACCCGGTCATCGCCGTCACCAGCCTGGACCACACCGCGAAGGTCGAGCCGAAGCATCCGAGCGGGAAGCGCCTCAGCGAGGTGGCCGACGTGGTGATCGACAATCTCGCCCCGTACGGCGACTCCACGCTCGAGGTGACCGAGGGCATCGGCGCCGGCGCGATCTCGTCGATCACGGCGGCCTTCATCGCACAGCTGCTGACCCTCGGGGTCGCCCGTCAGATCGCCCAGACCGGCCAGAAGCCACCCATGTACATCTCTGCGAACATCCCGGGAGGAGACGAACACAACCACGTGCTAGAAGAGCTCTACGCGGGGCGCATCCGACGCGGCGGCTGA